In Ruania alkalisoli, the DNA window ACGATCAGTGCCTTGGCCGTGGCTTCCTGCACGTTCATCACCGAGCGGATCTGGCCAGGGATCTTCGGCTCGATGTTGTGGCACTGGTCGAGCATGAAGTTCACGCCCGCCTCCTCCTTCAGCGCGTCGTTGGTCACGATCTCGTTCATGATCCGGAACAACTGGAAGGGGTCCGCGGCGCCGACGATCAGATCGTCATCGGCGTAGTTGCGGGAGTTGAAGTCGAACGCGCCGAGCTTCCCGAGCCGCACCAGCTGGGCGACGATGAACTCGATGTTCGTCCCCGGCGCGTGGTGACCGGTGTCGAGCACGACGGCGGCCTGGTCACCCAGGGCGAGACAGTGCACCAGGGAGGTGCCCCAGTCAGGGATGTCCATCGTGTAGAAGTACGGCTCGAAGAACTTGTACTCGATGAGCAGCCGGTGGTTCGGGTCGAGCGCGGCGTAGATCTCCTGCAGGGATTCGGCGAGCCGATCCTGCCGGCCCCGGATGTCGTCCTGGCCGGCGTAGTTGGTGCCGTCGGGGAGCCAGAGCTTGAGGTCGGTGGACCCGGTGGCGCGCATGACGTCGATGCACTGCTTGTGGTGGTCGATCGCCTTCTTGCGGATGGCCGGGTCCGGATGGGTCAGCGAGCCGAGCTTGTAATCGTCCTCCTGGAACAGGTTGGAGTTGATCGCCCCGATCTGCACGCCGAGATCGCTCGCGTGCGCAGCGAGCGCCTCGTAGTCGTCGACCAGATCCCACGGGATGTGGAGGGAGACCCGCGGCGCAGCGCCAGTGTAGCGATGCACCTGCGCGACGTCGGCGATCTTCTCGAACGGGTCCCGCGGTACACCGGGGGTGGAGAACACCTTGAACCGGGTGCCGGAGTTTCCGAAGGCCCATGAGGGGAGCTCGATGGTCTGGGCGGCGAGGGCTTCGCGCACCTGCGGGGCGGCGGTGGCCGAGGTGGTCATGGGAGTGCACTCCAAGTCCGGTGGTGACGACGATCGACATCAACTCTGAAACGATTCAGCCTTCAGATTAGAAGATTCGAGCCGCTGCCGTCAAGATGTCGAGCCATCGAGCAACGCGCCTCGCGACCCGGCCCCACAGCGGCGCGCGAGGTCCGGCATAGGCCAGACTGTTCCCGTGCCCGCCGCCAGCTTGCTGCCCTCGCTGCTCGCCTCCGACCGCGCCACCCCCGCCCGCACCCTCATCGACATCTTCACGGAGTCGGTGAACGCCCACCCCGAGGCCCCTGCCCTCGAGAGCGGCCTCACCCAGCTCTCCTACCGCGAGCTCGCCGAAGCCGCTGCGGAACTGGCCGATCGGCTCACCGCGCTCGGTGTGCGCCGCGGCGATCGGGTGGGGGTACGAGTCAGCTCCGGAACCACGGAGCTGTACATCGCCATCCTGGGCACCCTGATGGCCGGCGCCGCCTACGTACCGGTCGATGCGGATGACCCACCGGAGCGGGCGCGCACCGTCTTCACCGAGGCGGCCGTGATCGCCATCATCGGCAACAGTCTCGAGATCACGGCCACCGCTCCCACCGTGCAGTACACCACCCCCGACGGCGACCCTCCCCCTGCCGCGCACAGCGCACCTTCCACTGTGATCACCGGCGCAGGTGCATCCGCAGACGCCCCCGAGCGCACCCCACGCCCGACCGATGACGCGTGGATCATCTTCACCTCGGGTTCGACCGGAACACCGAAAGGCGTCGCCGTCTCCCACCGCAGTGCCGCCGCCTTCGTCGATGCCGAGTCCCGCCTCTTCCTCACCGCCGAGCCGATCGGGCCGGGAGATCGGGTGATGGCCGGGCTCTCGGTCGGTTTCGACGCCAGCTGTGAGGAGATGTGGCTCGCCTGGGCGCACGCCGCCTGCCTGGTGCCCGCACCACGCTCGCTGGTGCGCTCCGGTGTGGACGTCGGGCCATGGCTGACGGCCAACGACATCACCATCGTCTCCACCGTGCCCACCCTGGTGGCGTTGTGGCCACCAGCGTCGCTCGATCGTGTCCGGCTGGTGATCCTCGGCGGCGAGGCGGCACCGGCCGAGCTCGCTGCCCGGCTGCAGGGGCCCGGCCGCGAGGTGTGGAACACCTACGGCCCCACCGAGGCGACCGTGGTGGCCTGCGCAGCGCCCCTGGACGGGTTCGAGCCGGTCCGGATCGGACTGCCGCTGGACGGGTGGGACCTCGCCGTCGTCGATCACGACGGAGTCCCGGTAGCCGAGGGTGAGACCGGTGAGTTGATCATCGGCGGAGTGGGGCTGGCTCGCTATCTCGATCCGGACAAGGACGCCGAGAAGTACGCACCGGTACCGAGCCTGGGCTGGGCGCGCGGGTACCGCTCCGGCGATCTGGTCAGGAACGACCCGGCCGGTCTGGTCTTCGCCGGGCGGGCCGACGATCAGATCAAGCTCGGCGGCCGGCGGATCGAGCTCGGCGAGATCGACGGTCAGCTGCTGCGACTTGCCGGCGTGGCCGGCGCCGCCGCCGCCGTGCGCACAACCTCCGCCGGCAACCAGGTGCTGGTCGGCTACCTCACCGTCGAGGAGACCTTCGATCAGAGCGCCGCCCTCGCTCTGCTGCGCGAGCGCATGCCGGCGGCCCTGGTTCCGCGCCTCGCCGTGGTCGACACCCTTCCCACCCGCACCTCCGGCAAGGTGGATCGGGACGCTCTGCCGTGGCCGCTGCCCAGCGCGCCGAGCACGACCGCACAGTGGTCCCCTACCCAGGAGTGGCTGGTGGGCATCTGGCGCGATGTGCTTGCCGCGGATCCGGCCGATGCCGGAGCGGACTTCTTCGACCTCGGCGGCGGTTCGCTCACCGCGGCACAGACCGTCGGGCGGATCCGGGCACGCCATCCGGAGGTCGCCGTCGGGGACATCTACGCCTACCCGACCCTGGGCGCACTGTCGGCCTATCTGGACAGCCTCGTCCAGTCCAGCACGACCACCACACGCACGAACCGCGCGGTCTCCCCCATCCGCACGAGGACCAAGGTGGGGCAGATCCTCGCCTTCTACCCGCTGCGCGCACTGGCGACGCTGCGGTGGCTCGCCTGGCTGCTGCTCGCCGGCGCGCTGCTGCACCCGGCACTCGGCTGGTGGCCGGCGCCCCCGGTCTGGCTGGTGGCCCTCAGCACTGCACTGTTCCTCCTCCCGCAGGGCCGGATGCTCGTCGCGGCCGGGCTGATCCGGGTGGTGCTGCGTGGCATCCAGCCGGGCACTTACCCCCGCGGCGGGAAGGTCCATCTGCGGTACTGGCTGGCCGGCCGGATCCAGGATGAACTGGCTGCGACGGGTCTCGCCGGTGCCGCATCGATCACCTGGTACGCCCGCCTGCTCGGCGCCAAGATCGCCTCGAACGTGGATCTGCACTCCCTGCCACCGGTCACCGGGTTCCTCCGGATCGGCAAACGCGCCTGCGTCGAACCCGAGGTCGATCTGACCGGTGCCTGGATCGATGGTGACCGGGTGCATCTGGGCCGGATCGCGATCGCCGCCCGGGCGCGGATCGGTGCCCGGAGCACACTCGGCCCAGGCGCCACAGTGGGCCGGGGCGCCGAAGTGGCTGCGGGATCGTTCGTCGCCGGCAGGGTGAGGGCCGAGCGGCTGGTCTCCGGATCGCCCGCTGAGGTCACCGGCTCCGCCCGGGGACCCTGGTCGAAGCGAGCCCCGGCCGGTGGCCGTGCCTGGGTGGCGGGCTACGCCGTCATCGGCATGCTCCTGGCCGCCCTGCCCTGGTGCGCCGCCGCGGTCGGAGCGTTGGTGCTATGGCCGGCGCTGCGTCCCTCGACGGACCTGAGCCACGCGTGGGCGAGGGTATGGCCGTGGTTGCCGCTGGCCGCACTGGCCGGATACGCGACCCTGATGATCCTGGTTATCGCCGTCGTGCGGATCCTCGCCCCGGCCGTCCGCAGCGGCCCGGTACCCGTACGCTCCGGGCGGGGGCTGGCGGTGTGGGCCACGGTACGGCTCATGGACGAAGCCCGCGACTGGCTCTTTCCGTTGTA includes these proteins:
- the rhaI gene encoding L-rhamnose isomerase; its protein translation is MTTSATAAPQVREALAAQTIELPSWAFGNSGTRFKVFSTPGVPRDPFEKIADVAQVHRYTGAAPRVSLHIPWDLVDDYEALAAHASDLGVQIGAINSNLFQEDDYKLGSLTHPDPAIRKKAIDHHKQCIDVMRATGSTDLKLWLPDGTNYAGQDDIRGRQDRLAESLQEIYAALDPNHRLLIEYKFFEPYFYTMDIPDWGTSLVHCLALGDQAAVVLDTGHHAPGTNIEFIVAQLVRLGKLGAFDFNSRNYADDDLIVGAADPFQLFRIMNEIVTNDALKEEAGVNFMLDQCHNIEPKIPGQIRSVMNVQEATAKALIVDREALREAQISGDVLGANAVLMDAYNTDVRPLLAEVRAEKGLAEDPYAAFNASGYLDQIAAERVGGQQAGWGA
- a CDS encoding Pls/PosA family non-ribosomal peptide synthetase — protein: MPAASLLPSLLASDRATPARTLIDIFTESVNAHPEAPALESGLTQLSYRELAEAAAELADRLTALGVRRGDRVGVRVSSGTTELYIAILGTLMAGAAYVPVDADDPPERARTVFTEAAVIAIIGNSLEITATAPTVQYTTPDGDPPPAAHSAPSTVITGAGASADAPERTPRPTDDAWIIFTSGSTGTPKGVAVSHRSAAAFVDAESRLFLTAEPIGPGDRVMAGLSVGFDASCEEMWLAWAHAACLVPAPRSLVRSGVDVGPWLTANDITIVSTVPTLVALWPPASLDRVRLVILGGEAAPAELAARLQGPGREVWNTYGPTEATVVACAAPLDGFEPVRIGLPLDGWDLAVVDHDGVPVAEGETGELIIGGVGLARYLDPDKDAEKYAPVPSLGWARGYRSGDLVRNDPAGLVFAGRADDQIKLGGRRIELGEIDGQLLRLAGVAGAAAAVRTTSAGNQVLVGYLTVEETFDQSAALALLRERMPAALVPRLAVVDTLPTRTSGKVDRDALPWPLPSAPSTTAQWSPTQEWLVGIWRDVLAADPADAGADFFDLGGGSLTAAQTVGRIRARHPEVAVGDIYAYPTLGALSAYLDSLVQSSTTTTRTNRAVSPIRTRTKVGQILAFYPLRALATLRWLAWLLLAGALLHPALGWWPAPPVWLVALSTALFLLPQGRMLVAAGLIRVVLRGIQPGTYPRGGKVHLRYWLAGRIQDELAATGLAGAASITWYARLLGAKIASNVDLHSLPPVTGFLRIGKRACVEPEVDLTGAWIDGDRVHLGRIAIAARARIGARSTLGPGATVGRGAEVAAGSFVAGRVRAERLVSGSPAEVTGSARGPWSKRAPAGGRAWVAGYAVIGMLLAALPWCAAAVGALVLWPALRPSTDLSHAWARVWPWLPLAALAGYATLMILVIAVVRILAPAVRSGPVPVRSGRGLAVWATVRLMDEARDWLFPLYAGALTPWWLRALGARVGRGVEASTVVLIPKLTQIGDQSFLADDTLVGGYELTGGWLRAERVKIGKRAFLGNSGMAAPGRKIPKASLVAVLSAAPKRGTARAGTSWIGSPPTQLRREGGPADATRTYEPSARLRVLRGLVETGRVIPLFGSVCLMLIVGTTLLALLGGSAGDTWSWTGLVAAVLLGPLVLLLAGLIAAGITVAAKWLLVGAHQVSEHPLWSAAVWRGELADTFTEVLAARWFCSLAQGTVALNVWFRALGAKIGDGVWCDTYWLPEPDLVELGAGSCINAGCVVQTHLFHDRVLAMDRVVIGAGATLGPNSVILPAAHLDRDATVGPASLVMRGESVPSRTRWLGNPIGPWEEGA